The following coding sequences lie in one Sesamum indicum cultivar Zhongzhi No. 13 unplaced genomic scaffold, S_indicum_v1.0 scaffold00163, whole genome shotgun sequence genomic window:
- the LOC105179454 gene encoding uncharacterized protein LOC105179454: MAMDEFNICIQNVGLLPLPMQGEWYTWHNCSVSPRNPWKRLDRMLINDRWMARFPNSFYSSLTPRTSDNSPLVLYGDRQQQLGGMSRFDNYLTLSPDFIPGVQRVWQHNIIGVPMYVVTRKLKALKAVFREQRRKKGDLTHNVQLEKGFLEMAQTLVSSNRRDELFLQLEHCCRIVLAKAVKLEQVMLRQRAKIQWMKGGDQCS, encoded by the coding sequence ATGGCAATGGATgagtttaatatttgtatcCAGAATGTAGGATTActaccattacccatgcagggcGAATGGTACACGTGGCATAACTGCAGTGTGAGCCCACGGAATCCTTGGAAAAGACTAGATCGAATGttgattaatgatagatggatggcacgGTTCCCAAACTCATTTTACTCTAGCCTCACCCCACGCACTTCAGATAACTCACCGTTGGTGCTTTACGGGGATAGACAACAGCAGCTTGGAGGTATGTCTCGTTTTGATAATTACCTCACTCTCTCACCAGATTTTATCCCCGGTGTGCAGCGTGTTTGGCAACACAACATTATTGGGGTGCCTATGTATGTGGTAACACGAAAACTCAAAGCATTGAAAGCGGTTTTtcgagagcaaaggaggaaaaaggggGACTTAACACACAATGTACAACTGgaaaaagggtttcttgagatggcgcaAACACTTGTTAGCTCAAACAGACGAGATGAGTTATTCTTACAGCTGGAACACTGCTGTCGGATAGTGTTGGCTAAAGCGGTCAAACTTGAACAGGTCATGCTCAGACAACGAGCGAAAAtacagtggatgaaggggggtgatcAGTGTTCCTAG